A section of the Pseudanabaena mucicola str. Chao 1806 genome encodes:
- a CDS encoding transposase gives MESIVKHAQRLVYSLLSFMPSVYQKASLNAILGLFLEAQGHPLPQHTQVKSASSLSRFQNHYNWSTRSVIRITRQIILEQIAQHRPYKGSPLKILIDLTTLTKCGKFLHLNTSTADGSAPWVRMLNGKRGLHLVLLYLVYGEWRIPWSFRVWRGKGYASPSDLACKLLGTVPKRLTQGRKVIVLADTEFCTVKFLNTVRAKAWRVVVGIRCNRKLQDGRSVKQLYRHGKRGQQVLLEGLSTTFTISWFWLKRADSKRELRFVISSHPYSGAYLVMLGRKRWAIEGFFKTIKHRFGLHCFGQSTKLGVFRWLILSLIAYLLAHWSTQWSPPPVLDWKAASDLTLSVLFPSVLWLKLLRYIRINADIAARYGFKIVLKPIPT, from the coding sequence ATGGAAAGCATCGTTAAGCACGCCCAAAGGTTAGTTTATAGCCTTCTGAGCTTTATGCCTAGTGTGTATCAAAAAGCCAGTCTGAATGCGATATTGGGACTATTTCTCGAAGCGCAGGGACATCCTTTACCTCAACATACGCAAGTAAAATCAGCCAGTTCGTTAAGTCGGTTTCAAAATCACTATAACTGGTCTACGCGGTCAGTGATTCGGATAACCCGTCAGATCATCTTAGAGCAAATCGCTCAGCATCGACCATACAAAGGGAGTCCATTGAAGATCTTGATTGACTTGACCACATTGACAAAATGCGGCAAGTTTTTGCATCTAAATACCTCGACGGCTGACGGCTCAGCCCCATGGGTAAGGATGCTCAACGGTAAGCGAGGACTTCATCTAGTCTTACTTTATCTAGTCTACGGTGAGTGGCGAATACCATGGAGTTTTAGAGTGTGGCGCGGCAAGGGATATGCGAGTCCATCAGACTTAGCTTGTAAATTGTTGGGAACAGTGCCAAAGCGATTAACCCAAGGCAGGAAAGTAATTGTTCTTGCTGATACTGAGTTTTGCACAGTCAAGTTTTTAAATACAGTCCGAGCAAAGGCTTGGCGAGTTGTTGTGGGCATACGCTGCAATCGTAAGCTTCAAGATGGGCGTTCGGTCAAACAACTTTATCGTCATGGCAAACGGGGGCAACAAGTTTTACTCGAAGGGCTAAGTACCACATTTACCATCTCTTGGTTCTGGCTCAAAAGAGCTGATAGCAAACGAGAGTTACGCTTTGTGATTTCTTCTCATCCTTATTCGGGTGCTTATCTGGTGATGTTGGGTCGTAAGCGTTGGGCGATTGAGGGATTTTTCAAAACCATTAAACATCGCTTTGGTTTACATTGTTTTGGGCAGTCTACAAAACTTGGAGTTTTTCGTTGGCTAATTCTATCTCTGATTGCTTATCTTTTGGCTCACTGGAGTACTCAATGGTCGCCACCTCCTGTCTTGGACTGGAAGGCTGCCTCTGATTTGACACTTTCTGTTTTATTCCCTTCTGTCCTTTGGTTAAAACTCCTCCGATACATCCGAATTAATGCTGATATTGCTGCTCGTTATGGTTTTAAAATTGTTCTCAAACCCATTCCTACTT